The sequence AAATCTGTGTGAGCATGTTTGACATGGTTATTAAATAACCATTTTCATTGTCCATATTTGTTTTTACCCCCCAATCTATTTCAGCATGTTGCTATCAGCGGTTCCGTACGTGCTGTATCTGCTGGGGTTAGTGGCAGTTGGCTTCTCTCGCATCTTCATCCTGGCACACTTCCCCCATCAGGTCATAGCTGGCTCTTTGACAGGTCAGAATCTACCTGTACTGTCTTGCGGAACTTTATTCAGGGGGATATAATCATTTGTTTTTTGTCGTGGGAGTTATGTATGTACAATACTGTACTTGATGTGTATAACCTACTGTATCTAACTTATTCTAAGGTTAACAAAGTTTTGTTAGAATATTCTAGAACATCGTCTTCATTCTGAAGTGAGTGTCCCCAACTCTTTTCTTCAGGCTTCATTCTTGGGGTAGTTCTGAGCCGTCAGGTTCCAGAAGGTCGCCCTCTGGTGTTTTTTGTGAGTTCCAGCATTGGGCTACTCCTCAGTGCTTTCCTAATCCACTCAGGACTGACACGGCTGGGCTTCGACTTGTCCTGGTGAGTCTAGTCTACCCAATGTTTTCCCATATCATAAAGAAAATAGGGAATGTGATTACGTCTATTTTAAAAGCAGCTTGCCTCATAACAGCTATAGCTCTAATTGCATTTAATATAATTTTTAACATTTTCAATTTCCAAGGTCCATTGCATTGGCTAAGAAGTGGTGCTCCCATTCAGAGTGGATTCGGCTGGACACAGCCCCGTTTTCCTCACTCACACGGGACTGTGGTGCTATCCTGGGCCTGGGGCTGGCCCAGTACTGGAAGCCAGGTGGGTACACTCTCCCCTGTGCTCCACGTGCCCTGTGTCTGGCCCTCTGCTCCATGGCTCTCTACCATGTCCATCGACTGCCTCTACCAATCCAACCACAGCCCCTCTTCTACTTCCTCTTCTTTATCAAGTTTACCATCGTGCCCCAGGTGGTCATGATCTATGTACCTGGCTTTGTACACCTCCTTACACACAAAAAGAAAAATGATTAAAATGACACATTCCTCGGAAGTTCAACTCTGGACACTGAGAGAAAAGTTTCTTTAGGTACTTTTCATTTCATACACACTCCTGTATAAATGGGGAAAATGATGGCAATATGGGTGTTGAATTCTAAGGAAGTTGTCAAATGCTGAATGGCAATTTTTCTGCTGATGATTGTATCATGCCCATTTgcaggatatacagttgaagttggaagtttacacgtaccttagccaaatacatttaaactcagtttttcacaattcctgacatttaatcctagtaaaaattccgtcttaggtcagttaggatcaccactttattttaagaatgtgaaatgtcagaataatagtagagtgaatgacttacattcccagtgggtcagaagtttacatacactcaattagtatttggtagcattgcctttaaattgtttaacttgggtcaaatgtttcgggtagccttccacaagcttcccacaataagttgaatgaattttgtcccattccccctgatagagctggtgtaactgagtcaggtttttaggcctccttgctcacacacactttttcagttctgcccattcATTTTCCATAGGATTGGGCGGGggggctttctgatggccactccaataccttgactttgttgtccttaagccattttgccaagcatatttccaaagttgtggcgtcattgtccatttggaagacccatttgcgaccaagctttaacttcctgactgatgtcttgagatgttgcttcaatatatccacataattttcctacctcatgatgccacctattttgtgaagtgcaccagtcccttctgcagcaaagcacccccacaacatgacgctgccacccccatgcttcagaGTTGGGATGGTgtgcttcggcttgcaagcctcccccttttttcctccaaacataacgatggtcattatggccaaacggttctatttttgtttcatcagaccagaggacatttctacaaaaagtacgatctttgtccccatgtgcagttgcaaactttagtcaggcttttttatggcggttttggagcagtggcttcttccttgctgagcggcctttcaggttatgtcgatataggactggttttactgtggatatagatacttttgtacctgttttctccagcatcttcacaaggacctttgctgttgctctgggattgatttgcacctttcgcaccaaagtacgttcacctctaggagacagaacacgtctccttcctgagtggtatgacggctgcgtggtcccatggtgtttatacttgcgtactattgtttgtacagatgaacgtggtaccttcaggagtttggaaattgctccctaggatgaaccagacttgcggaggtctacaatattttttctgaggtcttggctgatttcttttgatttccccatgatgtcaagcaaagaggcactgagcttgaaggtaggccttgaaatacatccacaggtacacctccaattgactcaaattatgtcaattagcctatcagaagcttctaaagcatgacataattttctggaattttccaagctgtttaaaggcacagtcaacttagtgtatgtaaacttatgacccactggaattgtgatacagtgaattataagtgaaataatctgtctgtaaacaattgttgggaaaatgacttgtgtcatgcacaaagtagatgtcctaaccaacttgccaaaaaatatagttttttaacaagacatttgtggagtggttgaaaaacgagttttaatgactccaacctaagtgtatgtaaacttccgacttcaactgtaggccaAATGTTTTTGGTGTTATTTTGTCTCAGCTTCTACGACGTGTCTGTCATTTCAAGCTATGTAAATAGCAGTGTAACCTTCTTCCTCCTTAGATATGTAACCAGCAGTGTAGCCTTCTCACTCCCTAGCTATGTAACCAGCAGTGTAACATTTTCCTTCACATATGTATGCAATATCTCACTTTGTTTAGTTACAATTTGATTGACAAATGATCTGTAAGTAAAGGTAAATGCCACATTCTGGTTAAACCTAATCAATTAATGACTCTGTTACAATCAAGTAGGCTAGTGTGCTGTTCCCTCAGGCGGGAGTTGATGTTATGCTTGGCATGTAACATTAAAGAAATCAAAAATGACCTGACAATGAAAATGTAAGGATTACTGTATGCTACATAAGCAGCTATTCATATCATTCACCTGAAAAATCAAAAGCAAATAAATGACATGCATGCTTGATGTTTTTCAGTTGGTAGCCATTTATAAATGTTATTCTTCAATACATGGGTTTGACTGTACAGATTACAATCAGTTATCATGAGATAAAAACACacaatttttattatttttaattcaaCTTATCACAGCGCTCTTAAAGCTCACATTTACAGACAAAAGAACTCTGCTCAGCAAGCAAATAcaataaaatgataaaaataGAACGCTTCAGAGTTTTGCGTTGTGTCTGGCTGGAGGGAAAGGAAAAGGATATTCAGGCATAACAGCTTCATTACTCTTATCCCAAATCGCAAATGTATAACACAGGCCAGATTCAGGACACTGTATGTGTTTCTGTTTGAGATCATGATTGGCGAAATAATCAAACATGCATCTGAATATTTACAACCAACTAATTTACATAAAAAGTTGAAAAACAAAGTCCGTCAAATGAGCTATACTGTGGGTTGGGAACCATTTGAATGGCAGACAAGACCCAAATGGAAGCTGCCCATGAAGCAGTGGCAACTGACTGAACTACTTTCACACACCCATTGTTTTTATACTCTAACATGGCAAGTATAAAAATACATTAGTCATGAATACAACCTTTACATTTTTCTCTCCAGGACTTTCCCTTGACACGGAAGTTAAGCGCTTTGTCACTGGATTTGGGGCCATTTGATTGACTTTGTCAGTCAataagttacacacacacattataattGAATTGAACAGTAGCTATAAGGAAACTGCAAAATAGAAACATTTCCACTTGTGGTagggataaaaaaaaagaaaagccaTTTGTGTACGAGACCTGTCTGTCTATGAAGGGATCTGGGGTTGGGTTGAAGGGGATATACACATATTTATTCTTCATGTTGTCATTCATTACTTTGCAGATCAGAGTTCCTATGACGATGAGTCATCAGTAATAATCCATTATCACTGGTCAGAAGAAGTTCCACCTGACCTGACCTCCATTCATCCAAATTCAGTAACAATCACAAGTAAAATAAAGTAATTAAAATACATAAAGTGCACCCTTAGTTAAGAACTTTACAGGCATTTAGTGCAGACATTTATGAATgaaaactcagtaaaaaaaagaaaagcaaaTATGATGCAGATACAAATGAAAAATGTCTTTAACAgtggtttcaaatcaaattgtatttgtcacatgcttcgtaaacaacagatgtagactaagagtgaaatgcttacttacgggcctttcccagcaatgcagagagaaagaaaatgaaataatagaaaagtaataacacgaggaataaatacacaatgagtaacgataacttggctgtatacacggtaccagtaccgagtcggtTTGTGTGTCTGCGTTCAATCGTTTTTAATTGCAAAGAAAACTTCAAATATTCCTCACATTATTATATTCTGTATATGATTtatgttttttatatatacttCTATTACCAGGAACTTCAGAAGGGGGACATCTCCAAACTTTGGTATTTGTATGACTTTCTCTGTCCTCAAACCAATGACAATGAACTATGCATAATAACAATGGAtcaatgaaaaaataaatatatttcacaAAACTAAACCTCTTATACCCCTTTAAAACACTGCAAAGTTATCCTAGTTGGAAGAAAGACGAATAACATTCAACGAGTACAACGCAGCGTAATTATTAGGAGTCATTTATTGGTTGAACTATTCTCTAGAGGATGTTTGTAGAAGGCCATGGCAGTAACAATTTAACTTCAAATGAAAGGCAACGTGATGTGGTATGGTTGAGTGAAAATACCACAAATATAACATAACAAGCCCAATATTTCGAAAATACGAAAATAACATTTGACATTGAGTAATTTAAAGTTTGTAAATGTCCCTTATCCCCTGCCGTAGTTGTGGGCGTTCATGTGCTTATCGGAACTTCCTATTTCAGAGTTGAAATTATCATAAGTTATATGTGTAGAGCTTCATCTTGGATGATTCTGATACTTTCCAAGTTGGAAACTCATGTATCATTTTTCTACAATGAGTTTCCAAGTCGGAAATATCAGTTTCCCTGGACGACATGTCATGAGTGCAGCATAAATCTTCAAAACTTGTTGTTGCATGACTAGTAGGACGAAAGGCTAACAACAGGGCAAAACAGAAATAATACAATCCAAATGCAAGCTATGTTATGTTTTTATACGTATATACATTATATAGCTTAATAATaaatattatactttttttcTCTAAGCACTGTCAAGTTGTAATTTCCATTTACAGTATTGAACATATTAGTATTGTATTACGGAGTCTAGCAACCTTGAATAAGAGCACACTTTGTATTTTAAGGATAAAAGATGGTAGATGGTTAGAGTCCACAGGTACAGTAAGGTAAGGGCCCCCAATTTCACTCTCACCACCCCACACAAGACCTCCCCAAAGGTTTTGGGGAGGAAGTTGTGCCATACCCCCCCCTATAAAAGTGTTAGGGCCTCTGACCCTGGGTGTGATCAGCACTGGCCCTGTCATCACATTTCAATGTCATATCTTTCTATTTCGATGTGTGCAGAGTTGAAGTTTAACAACAAAATAGTACAATCTCTCACGTATTAGTATttagtatctatgtactgtaTGACTAGACCTCTACCGCCAGTGTGTGCCTATTGTAGACACTGCTTTCTGTGTTAGTGGAGCTGTACTCTGTCTTTGTTTTATGTGCTCCTCATCAATGTCAGACAAGGTCACCAGCACAACTTAacttcccccctccccctttcctcccctcccacTCACACGCCCAGTTCGGCCGTGGACTGGACATTCACACATTCGACTCCACAAAAGGTCTCTTTGGTTTGATGGGTGAGGTGGGGCCCTGCCTAGAGTCACGGGATATATCACGGGAGAGCTGTCGGTACATGTTGTCCTGGTAGGCCTGAGCTACGGGCAGAGTCCTGGCCACTTTCACGTCTGGATAGGTGGGCACCTGGCTCACCCTCTCCAGGATGTCCCCTCCTCCGCCCCGGGAGCCACCGTTGGCCAGCTTGCCCAGGGAggactgctgctgctgggggTAGTAGTCCTCCTCCAGGAGTTGTCCGTTCTGGGCGTTGTTAGTCTTGTTGTAGTAGGCGATGTTCCCCAGCGAGGTGGGGGGGCTGTAGGATGAGCCCTGCTGGATCAGCTGGCCAGGCGACGTGGGGCTGATGCCAGA is a genomic window of Salmo trutta chromosome 10, fSalTru1.1, whole genome shotgun sequence containing:
- the g6pc3 gene encoding glucose-6-phosphatase 3; translation: MEAIHTQGIWMAEALQQRTKSQDKLWLIATHIGDPKAAFLLVFPLTYFLNRRTGFAVVWVAAISEWLNLVFKWMLFGERPFWWIGESRLFEKNPPKLQQFASTCETGPGSPSGHAMVTAAVWWVMASSLGSLLYSYTRSMLLSAVPYVLYLLGLVAVGFSRIFILAHFPHQVIAGSLTGFILGVVLSRQVPEGRPLVFFVSSSIGLLLSAFLIHSGLTRLGFDLSWSIALAKKWCSHSEWIRLDTAPFSSLTRDCGAILGLGLAQYWKPGGYTLPCAPRALCLALCSMALYHVHRLPLPIQPQPLFYFLFFIKFTIVPQVVMIYVPGFVHLLTHKKKND